The nucleotide window CGCCCTCTGAGATCGCGACCAAGGATATGCTGGCGCTCAACACCGGCATGTTCGAACTCTACGGCGATGCAGCAAAGATTTTCCAGAAGAACATTCTGAGCAAGCATCCAGTGATCCTCGGCCTGTTCTCGGGCGCGGGTGGTCGGATGATCCTTTACCGTCCGGGTATGGCGCCGATCGACGCGCCGCAAGTGCCTGTCGTATATCAATTGCTCAAGTCAGTCAGCCATAGCACGATGGCGCTGGTGCAGGTCGTCGGCCCCTATGTCGATAACCTCGACAACAAGTCCTGGCGTGGCGCGATGCTGGCCTATCGCAGCCGCATGCAATCGGCGCTGGACGGTCTCGATGCGACGCCGATGGAGCCGGGCTGGCGCGACAACAACCGCACCATCCTGCAGAACAATCTGGCCTTCATGGACGAATGTATCGCCAAGGGCGTCATTACTTTCAGCACGCTCGAGGCCTTCGGCAAGAAGCAGGCGCCGTACTTGGCCAAGAACGTCGCTTGGGCGGCCCAGACGCAGGTCGCGCACTGGATGACAGTGCTGGCCGAGTGGAAGGCGCAGCTCGGCGCCGACTGGGACAAGACCTATGCCGCAAGCAACACGATCTATGTCGCACGCCAGAACAACGTGCTGTTCAGCGTGCTGGTGCAATTCTTCGGTCCCGACGCCATCAATAGCCGCCTGCTGTTGATCGAGACGATTTCCTTCACGACCACGCCGGCCGACATGCTGGAGTCGCTCACCCGCATCATCGCCGACCGCTCAGTCGGGGCGTTGTTCTTCGGCAATTACCATTTGATGGATTACGAGCTGATGGGCGGCGATGCACGCGCCGCCATCATCGCCGAGACTGGCAAGCGCGGCATGACGCCGTTCCTGCCGCCCGCTGTTCCCTTCGGCTCGAAGCAATGGCCGACATTGGTTACGCCGGGGCAGGGACCCGCGACCATCGCCGATCTGAAGTAGTTCAAGCAAAAAGGCTGAGAGCATGCGACCCTCGCGGCGCGAGTTTCTGAATTGGGTGTCGGCGAGCGGCATCGCACTCAGCCTGTCGCGTCTGGGAGTGGCGGAAGCCGCCGGCTTGCCGCCGCGCACGTCGCTTCCGGGTCGCACGAACTGGAATCCGGCGGCCAATGGCGCGGGCCGGATCGACGGCGTTGCCAAAGTTACCGGCGCGAAGCTGTACGCTTCCGATTTTCGGGCTGCGGACCTTCCGGGTTGGCCAGCGACCACGTCGCATGCGATGCTCATCCGCACTTCGGATGCCACGCACGTCTACACCGGAATGGATCTCTCGCGGCTCAGCGGTTCGCTCAAGCCATCGGTGGTGGTGACCGCCGCCGATCTCGAAAGGATCGGCACGCGCGTTCCCGAATTCTACAAAGGCGACCTGTTCTGCCCAGTCGGCAAGACACCGCTCTATCTGGGACAGCCGGTCGGGCTGTTGATCTTCGAAACCTTCGATGCGTTCGATCAGGCGCGCCTCGCCTTGCGCGACGGTACTTTTGTGCGGTTCGGCGAGGAGACCGGCCCCGTCGCGATGCCGGCCTACGGCGCCTATCGGTTTACGCGCGTAGCCGGCGCAACGCCGGAGGCACCCGACGTCTATTCGCCGGTCCAGGCGGGCTGGGTCAGCCCGGGACGCTCACAGAACTCGCCGCTTCCGATTTGGTCGCCGGCCGCCAGAGACACCGAAGCTTCGTATGCCAAGGCAGCGGTCCATGGCGAAAAGATCCGTGACGAGCTTGCCGCCAAAAATCCAAAGCTGCTGGTGCTGGACCGCGAGTTCGAGACGCAGTCGGTCGATCCGATGTTTCTCGAGCCGGAATCCGGTCTCGCGTGGTACGACAGGAAGAGCGGCAGCCTCGAACTGGTGCTTGGCGTGCAGTCGCCCTACGAGGCGGCGGACTCGATCGCGCATCTGCTCGGCAACGCGCGCGCACCGTTCAAGCCGGCGCGGATCAACACCCAGTTCACCTATGTCGGTGGCGGGTTCGGCGGACGCGATCACACGCCGTTCGTGCTGTACGTCGCGCTGGCGGCGATGTTCTTCCCTGGCCGTCCGGTCCGGCTGGCGCATGATCGCTACCAGCAGTTTCAGGGCGGCATCAAGCGCCACGCCTTCAAGATGCGGTCGCGGATCGGCGTCGAGCGCTCGACCGGCAAGATCCAGGCCTTCGCCGCGGACCACGTCCTCGACGGCGGGGGCCTCGCGAATTTTTCACCCAACGTGGCTACCGTCGGCGCGACCGCCGCGATCGGCATCTATGATGTGCCGAAAGTCGACGTGACTACGGTCGCGCTGCATTCGCGCGGCGTGACCGCGGGCTCGATGCGCGGCTACGGCACGCTGCAGACCATGACGGCGCTGGAAGTGCTGGTCGACGAGGTGGCGACCGCCTTGCCTCTCGACCCCATTGAATTCCGACGGCGCAATGCGCTCGCGCCCAAGGGCCGGACCATGACCGGCAATCCCTACAACGTTTCGGTCCGCACGCCGGAAATTCTCGACAAGCTCGAGAAGCATCCGATCTGGCAGCAGCGCGCGCGGCACAAATCGGCCGCGCCACAGGGGATGCTCGTCGGCACCGGCGTTGCGTGTGTGACCAAGGATTACGGCTCAGGGGCCGATTGCTCGTTGGGGCGTGTCGAGCTTACTGCCGACGGCAAAATCACGATCTATTGCGACCACGTCGAGATGGGCAACGGCATCGGCACGGCGCTTGCGAACCGCGTCGCCACCCATCTCGGCGCAATTTCCGATGAAGTGTCGGTGGCGCGGGTCGATAGCTATGATGCGCTGGGGCTGGTCACATCAGGCGATCCCTACACCATGGACCAGAAGACGCAGGACGCCGCGGAGAGAAATCCGCGCTGGGTGCCGGCCATCAGTTCGGCGACCAGCGCGTCGATCGGTGCACATGTCGGCACCCAATCGGCTGCCGAGGCAGCGCGCGTCATCTTCCGTTTCGGTCTGTGGCCGGCCGCGCTGGACATCTGGCGTCTTTCGCCGAACGATTCTCGTGCCAAGGATTGGGCGAAAGCGCAGTGGAAGGACGGGCAACTCGTCATGCCCGGTCTTGCGCCGTTGCCGCTATCGGCACTGGCCGCGAAAGCGCATGCGCGGAATTTCGTCACTGGCGCGGTGGCGCACAGCTTCTCCCGCTGGGAATGGTCGCGTGCCCGCTTTCCCCTTTTTGGCGAACAATACCGCGCCGAGATCGATGCCCTGGCGCTGCGCAGGGGCAACGGCAAGTTCGAGCGCATCAACCGGGTCGGTGTCAAATTTCCGCCGACCGCCAACAACCGGATCGGTACCACCTATACCTCGATGTGCGGTACGCTGGTCCGTGTCGAGATCGAGCGTGCCACCAGTGCGCTGCGCATCGCAAAGGCCTACAGCGTGTTCGAATGCGGCAAGGCACTGGTGCCCGAGGTGGTGATGGGGCAGGCGCAGGGCGGTTTTGCGATGGGCGTCGGCTATGCCTTGCTCGAGACTTTGCCGCCCCTCGAAGGCGGTCCTGGCAACGGCCGGTGGAATCTAGGGCAGTATCTTGTCGCGCGCGGATCGGATCTGCCGCTGCATAACCTCGAAATCGAGATGCTGCCGCCGCTGACACCGGACGAGCCGCCAAAGGGCATGGCGGAAGTCGTCATGATTCCGGTGGTGCCTGCGATCCTGAATGCGATCTTCGACGCCACCGGCCGCCGCTTCCAATCCCTGCCGGTAACGACAAGCCTGCTCAAGGGAGTTCTGGCGTGACCAAATTGAACCTGACGATCAACGGCCGCGCGTATGGACCGGTTGACGTCCGCGACGAGCTTTCGATGAACGATTTTCTGCGCGAGTATCTCGGCATGACCGGCACCAAGTTCGGCTGCGGTGCCGCGCAGTGCCTGAGTTGCGCTGTGATCGTCGATGATCCCGATGGCACGAGTTACACCAGCCCGACCTGTGTCGCCTCGGCAGTAAGCTTTGACGGCAAGACCATCCGTACGGTCGAAGGACATGCCAAGGACGGCGAACTCTCGGCGCTGCAGAAGGCGTTCATCGCGCACTTCGCCTTCCAGTGCGGCTACTGCACCGCGGGCTTCCTCAATGAGGGACAGGTCTTGCTGGAGCGTCTGGCCAAGGCTCCTGTGAAACGCGCCGAGCTGGAGACGACCATAGCCGAGGCGCTCGATGGTCACATCTGCCGCTGCACCGGCTACATCAAGTATCACGAGGCCGTACGCGACGTGATCCTGGCGGATTCCAAACGCTATCTCGCAGCGAACCAGTGACCGGCCGGGAGAACGCGACATGAAATCCGAACTGCGGTTTCAGCTTGCAGCCGCCGTGGTCGCGGTCGCGACGAGCATGTTCGCGGGCTATGC belongs to Bradyrhizobium icense and includes:
- a CDS encoding xanthine dehydrogenase family protein molybdopterin-binding subunit translates to MRPSRREFLNWVSASGIALSLSRLGVAEAAGLPPRTSLPGRTNWNPAANGAGRIDGVAKVTGAKLYASDFRAADLPGWPATTSHAMLIRTSDATHVYTGMDLSRLSGSLKPSVVVTAADLERIGTRVPEFYKGDLFCPVGKTPLYLGQPVGLLIFETFDAFDQARLALRDGTFVRFGEETGPVAMPAYGAYRFTRVAGATPEAPDVYSPVQAGWVSPGRSQNSPLPIWSPAARDTEASYAKAAVHGEKIRDELAAKNPKLLVLDREFETQSVDPMFLEPESGLAWYDRKSGSLELVLGVQSPYEAADSIAHLLGNARAPFKPARINTQFTYVGGGFGGRDHTPFVLYVALAAMFFPGRPVRLAHDRYQQFQGGIKRHAFKMRSRIGVERSTGKIQAFAADHVLDGGGLANFSPNVATVGATAAIGIYDVPKVDVTTVALHSRGVTAGSMRGYGTLQTMTALEVLVDEVATALPLDPIEFRRRNALAPKGRTMTGNPYNVSVRTPEILDKLEKHPIWQQRARHKSAAPQGMLVGTGVACVTKDYGSGADCSLGRVELTADGKITIYCDHVEMGNGIGTALANRVATHLGAISDEVSVARVDSYDALGLVTSGDPYTMDQKTQDAAERNPRWVPAISSATSASIGAHVGTQSAAEAARVIFRFGLWPAALDIWRLSPNDSRAKDWAKAQWKDGQLVMPGLAPLPLSALAAKAHARNFVTGAVAHSFSRWEWSRARFPLFGEQYRAEIDALALRRGNGKFERINRVGVKFPPTANNRIGTTYTSMCGTLVRVEIERATSALRIAKAYSVFECGKALVPEVVMGQAQGGFAMGVGYALLETLPPLEGGPGNGRWNLGQYLVARGSDLPLHNLEIEMLPPLTPDEPPKGMAEVVMIPVVPAILNAIFDATGRRFQSLPVTTSLLKGVLA
- a CDS encoding (2Fe-2S)-binding protein; this translates as MTKLNLTINGRAYGPVDVRDELSMNDFLREYLGMTGTKFGCGAAQCLSCAVIVDDPDGTSYTSPTCVASAVSFDGKTIRTVEGHAKDGELSALQKAFIAHFAFQCGYCTAGFLNEGQVLLERLAKAPVKRAELETTIAEALDGHICRCTGYIKYHEAVRDVILADSKRYLAANQ